The proteins below are encoded in one region of Paenibacillus albus:
- a CDS encoding iron-siderophore ABC transporter substrate-binding protein encodes MKSKRKIALSTLLTSLTLMLALSGCGGKDNNDNNTANASSTNTNAAANTSATNTNATNAATNTAATETNASQEAVTYPLTIKHAFGETVLEKKPERVATISWANQDVALALGVVPVGFSAANYGVQDGSGLLPWTKKKLDELGAKSPNIFQDTDGLDFEAISDAKPDVILAAYSGLTKEDYATLSKIAPVIAYQKAPWVTSWREMIKFDAMGMGMEAEGEQLIKDTENVIKEKASAYPDIQGKNALFAFFSPDDLSKVSVYAPGDPRADFLIDLGMKYSPDVLNKVSGDSFYLELSAENADVLNSTDYIVTYGDEALLKKLQADPLLGKVPAIAKGAVVLIPDNTPLAAAGNPNPLSISYTLDDYLKLIGEAAKK; translated from the coding sequence ATGAAATCGAAACGCAAAATTGCACTATCTACTCTTCTTACTTCTCTTACGCTAATGCTCGCACTTTCCGGCTGCGGCGGGAAAGACAATAACGACAACAACACAGCTAATGCTTCATCAACGAACACTAACGCCGCAGCGAATACCTCAGCAACGAATACAAACGCTACAAACGCCGCGACGAATACAGCAGCCACAGAAACGAATGCTTCTCAAGAAGCAGTAACATACCCGCTTACAATTAAGCATGCGTTCGGTGAAACGGTACTTGAGAAGAAGCCTGAGCGTGTCGCAACGATCTCGTGGGCGAACCAAGACGTAGCGCTTGCACTCGGCGTTGTGCCTGTCGGCTTCTCGGCAGCGAACTATGGTGTTCAGGACGGCAGCGGCCTGTTGCCTTGGACGAAGAAGAAGCTCGATGAGCTTGGTGCCAAATCCCCTAACATATTCCAAGATACGGACGGTCTTGACTTCGAGGCGATCTCAGATGCGAAGCCGGACGTTATTCTAGCCGCTTATTCCGGTCTTACGAAGGAAGACTACGCAACACTGAGCAAGATTGCACCGGTAATCGCTTATCAGAAGGCGCCTTGGGTTACAAGCTGGCGCGAGATGATCAAATTCGATGCGATGGGCATGGGCATGGAAGCAGAAGGCGAGCAGCTCATCAAGGATACTGAAAATGTCATTAAGGAGAAAGCTAGCGCTTATCCGGACATTCAAGGCAAGAATGCACTCTTCGCGTTCTTCTCTCCAGATGATCTGTCGAAGGTTTCAGTGTATGCACCTGGAGATCCACGCGCCGACTTTTTGATTGATCTGGGCATGAAATATTCGCCGGACGTTCTTAACAAAGTGTCTGGGGACAGCTTCTATTTGGAGCTGAGTGCCGAGAACGCGGACGTACTTAACAGTACCGACTACATTGTCACTTACGGCGACGAAGCTTTGCTGAAGAAGCTTCAAGCTGATCCGTTGCTGGGCAAGGTTCCGGCTATTGCTAAAGGAGCTGTCGTGCTGATCCCTGACAACACGCCTCTTGCAGCTGCTGGTAACCCGAATCCGCTGTCGATCTCTTATACACTCGACGATTATTTGAAACTGATCGGTGAGGCTGCTAAGAAGTAA
- a CDS encoding FecCD family ABC transporter permease, whose amino-acid sequence MNNPASPVSKPLNSTVPKHFAIVLMIGLAALAACILASLAFGSRVLDAPEMLDALLHPSTDSFGSSVMHQRVARTVFSLCCGGALGIAGSLMQAVTRNPIADPSVLGVNTGAALFVVSGIAFFHISTANQFIGLACAGAAITAVFVFGIGSLGRGGATPIKLVLAGAATSAALSSLMSAIMIPRSQVMDRFRFWQMGSVGSANWHDITTFSPFLILGMLVAIASASALNALALGDEAATGLGVRTGILRLIASMAGVLLCGTVTALAGPIGFIGLLATHVIRLLIGPDQRFLIPMSALAGAVILTISDVIGRILGSPGELEVGMVTAFVGAPILILLAIRSKVRSL is encoded by the coding sequence ATGAACAATCCAGCCTCCCCGGTATCCAAGCCGCTAAATTCGACAGTGCCGAAGCACTTCGCGATCGTCTTAATGATCGGGTTGGCCGCGCTTGCAGCATGTATCTTGGCGTCGCTTGCATTCGGCTCTCGGGTCCTCGACGCTCCGGAAATGCTGGATGCATTGCTCCATCCGAGCACCGATTCATTCGGCTCCAGCGTCATGCACCAGCGCGTCGCCCGAACTGTATTTAGTCTCTGCTGCGGCGGGGCGCTCGGCATTGCAGGTTCCTTGATGCAGGCGGTCACACGCAATCCGATCGCCGATCCGAGCGTGCTCGGCGTGAATACCGGCGCAGCATTGTTCGTCGTTAGCGGAATCGCATTCTTCCATATCAGTACGGCTAACCAATTCATCGGGTTAGCTTGCGCGGGAGCGGCGATTACCGCGGTGTTCGTGTTCGGTATCGGTTCATTGGGGCGTGGGGGAGCTACGCCGATCAAGCTCGTGTTAGCAGGTGCGGCTACAAGTGCCGCACTTTCTTCACTTATGAGCGCGATCATGATTCCTCGCTCCCAAGTCATGGACCGGTTTCGCTTCTGGCAGATGGGAAGCGTCGGTTCGGCGAATTGGCACGATATTACGACGTTCTCGCCCTTCCTCATCTTGGGCATGCTGGTCGCGATCGCATCGGCTTCCGCCCTCAACGCGTTGGCGCTTGGTGACGAAGCGGCGACCGGACTAGGTGTTCGAACGGGCATTTTACGATTAATTGCATCCATGGCAGGGGTCTTGCTGTGCGGCACCGTCACTGCACTGGCTGGTCCGATTGGTTTTATCGGACTGTTAGCGACCCACGTCATCCGGCTGTTGATCGGACCGGATCAGCGTTTTCTTATTCCGATGTCGGCCTTGGCCGGCGCGGTAATTCTAACTATATCTGACGTTATCGGCAGAATCCTCGGAAGTCCAGGGGAGCTAGAGGTCGGCATGGTCACGGCATTCGTCGGTGCCCCGATCCTCATTCTGCTGGCGATACGATCGAAAGTGCGTTCCCTATGA
- a CDS encoding FecCD family ABC transporter permease: MNTTTINLIMAGRRQRRRRFVLITSLLGVISCLLCFSMLYFGNTIYPVKDIVRVLLGEEVKGLTFTMKTLRLPRMLAGLLAGFAFGLAGSTFQTMLRNPLANPDVLGITSSASVAAVFCILILHTSEAVVSIAAFIASLASVALLYLLSRRKVFSIGRLVLVGIGLDAMFGSLITYLLKIGAEYDIPSAFRWLSGSLNGSQLDELPPLAITVLVCTPILVLMGKRLSLLELGEQSASTLGIHTDRTRLVLIISSVCLIAIATATTGPIAFVAFLAGPIAKRLVGVGYSTVIPAGLIGVILVLGADLIGQYAFETRFPVGVITGILGAPYLIYLLIRMNRKGDF; this comes from the coding sequence ATGAATACGACGACGATTAACCTCATTATGGCGGGCAGACGTCAAAGGCGTCGCCGATTTGTGCTGATTACTTCGCTGCTCGGTGTCATTTCCTGTCTGCTTTGCTTCTCGATGCTTTATTTCGGCAATACGATCTATCCGGTTAAGGACATTGTACGGGTTCTACTGGGCGAAGAGGTCAAAGGCTTAACCTTCACCATGAAGACGCTGCGGCTGCCGCGCATGCTGGCGGGACTGTTAGCAGGCTTCGCATTCGGATTAGCCGGCAGTACGTTCCAGACGATGCTTCGGAATCCTCTTGCGAATCCGGACGTACTCGGCATTACGTCGAGTGCAAGCGTCGCGGCTGTCTTTTGTATTCTTATCCTTCATACGAGTGAAGCAGTCGTTTCCATTGCGGCGTTCATTGCAAGCTTAGCTTCGGTTGCGCTGCTCTACTTGTTGTCGCGTAGAAAAGTCTTCTCTATCGGGCGGCTTGTGCTAGTCGGTATCGGTCTTGATGCCATGTTCGGATCTCTCATTACCTACCTGCTAAAGATCGGTGCCGAATACGATATTCCTTCGGCATTCCGCTGGTTAAGCGGCAGCCTCAACGGCAGCCAATTAGATGAGCTTCCACCGCTGGCGATTACCGTACTGGTATGTACACCGATCCTCGTTCTAATGGGCAAGCGGCTTAGCCTCCTTGAGCTTGGCGAACAATCGGCTTCTACTCTTGGTATTCATACGGACAGAACCCGCTTAGTGCTGATTATTAGCTCTGTCTGCTTGATTGCCATAGCGACCGCAACGACAGGGCCAATCGCTTTCGTGGCTTTCCTTGCGGGTCCGATTGCAAAGCGGCTCGTCGGCGTTGGCTACTCAACCGTAATTCCTGCCGGTCTGATCGGCGTCATCTTGGTTCTCGGGGCAGATTTGATCGGGCAGTATGCTTTCGAGACCCGGTTCCCCGTGGGCGTCATTACGGGCATACTCGGAGCGCCTTATCTGATCTACCTGCTTATCCGAATGAACCGAAAGGGGGACTTCTGA
- a CDS encoding ABC transporter ATP-binding protein, translated as MKPSHQFQAEQTVAGYDNKTIIHGVSLTIPSNRISVIIGANACGKSTLLKTMAKLIKPESGSITMDGKELHHYAPKALARILGLLPQSPIVPEGITVADLVGRGRFPHQSWLGGWTKKDYEAVAEAMEIMQITELGDRNIDELSGGQRQRVWIAMALAQQTDILFLDEPTTFLDITYQVEILDLLTDLNRKHGTTIVMVLHDINLSARYADYIFALREGKLLAEGAPNDVITAELIKDVFGLDSTVILDPVSGSPLVVPIGRHHARTQPILKDQLTDKRVPVSNITDSLAVGNRA; from the coding sequence ATGAAACCCAGTCATCAGTTTCAAGCTGAACAAACCGTTGCGGGCTATGACAACAAGACAATTATCCATGGTGTGAGTCTCACTATTCCTAGCAATCGGATAAGTGTCATTATTGGTGCCAATGCATGCGGCAAATCCACGTTGCTGAAAACGATGGCGAAGCTAATTAAGCCTGAATCCGGCAGCATCACAATGGACGGTAAGGAGCTTCATCACTACGCTCCTAAGGCGCTCGCACGGATTCTCGGCTTATTGCCGCAGTCTCCGATCGTGCCGGAAGGAATCACCGTCGCCGACTTGGTCGGCAGAGGGAGATTCCCGCACCAGAGCTGGCTCGGCGGATGGACGAAGAAGGATTACGAAGCTGTCGCCGAAGCGATGGAGATTATGCAGATCACGGAGCTAGGCGATCGGAATATCGACGAACTATCCGGTGGCCAGAGGCAGCGTGTCTGGATTGCAATGGCATTGGCGCAGCAGACGGACATTCTGTTCCTCGATGAGCCGACGACCTTCCTGGATATTACATACCAGGTCGAGATACTGGATTTGTTGACTGATCTGAACCGCAAGCATGGTACAACGATCGTCATGGTGCTTCACGACATCAACTTGTCCGCTCGCTACGCGGACTATATCTTCGCTCTTCGCGAAGGGAAGCTATTGGCGGAAGGTGCGCCGAATGATGTCATTACAGCTGAATTAATCAAGGATGTCTTCGGCCTCGACAGTACGGTCATTCTTGATCCGGTGTCCGGCTCCCCGCTGGTCGTGCCGATTGGCCGCCATCATGCGCGAACGCAGCCTATATTGAAGGATCAGCTCACTGATAAAAGGGTGCCTGTAAGCAATATCACGGATAGTTTAGCGGTTGGCAACAGAGCATAA
- a CDS encoding RNA polymerase sigma factor, with protein sequence MSGAHDSGSLVFPEKQGQDQFENIYGQYRERICKYFLYKVNEAAAEELTQQVFIKVFQNIHSFHYESSLFTWIYKIAQNTLKNEYRGWSRTLDNSSLDLSTCESQVVSLDFTEHVEIRLDISAALHKLNALDHQIVLLRYFVGCTILEIAEIVQKRESAVKNRLYRALSKLKLELKEWGDLTVMSIQNLISIVSKDRPNEDQNVENKVHQDVLNELKRNVDQLLTKYKHKPTKKVIIEIYPDLTAFHAAVGEPSAPNWFMGTSEDNVLKIVSPLNPGPEHTYESILKSTVHLFTMWLISDINNAAPKWLRQGIGGYEAKQMSPDFIKSSIDRLLLQGRIPTFTELNNDTWDFEIMGGFQFSYKIVEYLIFVHGIEKLNQLIRDSEDFDGIYKCSEEELHEAWSKYILN encoded by the coding sequence GTGTCAGGAGCTCATGACAGTGGTTCCCTTGTTTTTCCGGAGAAACAGGGACAAGATCAGTTCGAGAACATCTACGGGCAGTATCGTGAACGCATATGTAAATACTTTTTATATAAAGTGAACGAGGCTGCTGCCGAGGAACTAACACAACAGGTTTTTATAAAAGTGTTTCAAAATATCCATTCGTTTCATTATGAATCAAGTTTATTTACCTGGATTTATAAAATTGCGCAGAACACGTTGAAGAATGAATACAGAGGATGGTCACGAACGTTAGACAACTCATCCTTAGATCTTTCTACGTGCGAATCTCAGGTCGTCTCGCTTGATTTTACAGAACATGTGGAAATTCGATTAGACATCAGTGCAGCGCTTCATAAATTAAACGCGTTAGATCATCAAATTGTTTTACTTCGTTACTTTGTAGGCTGCACCATCTTGGAAATAGCAGAAATCGTTCAGAAACGCGAAAGCGCAGTGAAAAACAGGTTATATCGAGCCTTATCGAAGCTAAAGCTTGAACTCAAAGAATGGGGTGACTTGACCGTTATGTCAATTCAAAACTTAATTTCAATCGTCAGCAAAGACCGGCCGAATGAAGATCAGAATGTAGAAAACAAGGTTCATCAGGACGTATTGAACGAGCTGAAGCGCAATGTAGATCAACTATTGACCAAATACAAGCACAAGCCGACTAAGAAGGTTATTATCGAGATTTATCCTGACTTAACGGCTTTTCATGCGGCAGTCGGAGAACCGAGTGCGCCGAATTGGTTTATGGGCACATCAGAGGATAATGTACTGAAGATTGTTTCTCCGCTAAACCCAGGTCCAGAGCACACCTACGAGTCAATCCTAAAATCGACGGTTCATTTGTTCACAATGTGGTTAATTTCGGACATCAATAACGCTGCTCCAAAGTGGCTGCGTCAAGGTATCGGAGGTTATGAAGCAAAGCAGATGAGTCCTGATTTCATCAAGAGCTCTATAGATCGTTTATTGCTGCAGGGAAGAATTCCTACCTTTACGGAGCTAAACAATGATACCTGGGATTTTGAAATAATGGGAGGATTTCAATTCTCTTATAAAATCGTCGAATATCTGATCTTTGTACATGGCATCGAGAAGTTGAATCAGCTTATAAGAGATTCAGAGGACTTTGATGGAATTTATAAATGTTCAGAGGAAGAGCTTCACGAGGCATGGAGTAAGTATATCCTGAATTAA
- the murI gene encoding glutamate racemase → MRLGFFDSGIGGLTVLAEALRLLPAEDYLYMADTTHVPYGTKSQEEVRSFVFEAVETMLQHGIDALVIACNTATSIAINDLRETYSLPIIGMEPAVKPAVEMNRDTGKRVLVFATPLTLKMPKYYALVSRVDEDGIVDSLPMPELVQYCESLQFDKVVLEEYFRAKLAPYDLDNYGIIVLGCTHYPFYTDILRDMLPPHIQIINGNAGTVRRLSALLNRYGIDTGMGSGNVKFMCTGGEAAYIEKMKRALTLLR, encoded by the coding sequence ATGAGACTCGGTTTTTTTGATTCTGGAATTGGCGGGCTTACGGTATTGGCGGAAGCGCTTAGGCTGCTCCCAGCCGAGGATTATCTCTATATGGCTGATACGACGCACGTTCCTTATGGAACCAAGTCGCAGGAAGAGGTGCGGTCATTCGTCTTTGAAGCTGTGGAGACGATGCTTCAGCATGGCATCGATGCGCTTGTTATTGCATGTAATACAGCGACAAGCATTGCAATAAATGACTTGAGAGAGACGTACTCGCTGCCGATTATCGGCATGGAGCCCGCGGTCAAACCTGCCGTGGAGATGAACCGCGATACAGGGAAGAGAGTCCTTGTGTTTGCTACGCCTCTTACGCTGAAGATGCCTAAATATTATGCGCTTGTTTCCCGCGTGGATGAAGATGGAATTGTCGATTCGCTGCCAATGCCTGAGCTTGTCCAGTACTGCGAATCCCTTCAGTTTGATAAGGTTGTCTTGGAGGAGTACTTCCGTGCTAAGCTGGCCCCGTATGATTTAGACAATTACGGCATTATTGTATTAGGCTGCACGCATTATCCGTTTTATACGGATATTCTTCGCGACATGCTGCCGCCGCACATCCAGATCATTAATGGGAACGCGGGCACCGTTCGAAGATTATCGGCGCTGCTTAATCGCTACGGTATCGATACCGGAATGGGGAGCGGGAATGTGAAGTTCATGTGTACCGGCGGGGAAGCCGCATATATAGAGAAGATGAAGCGGGCGCTGAC